The genomic segment acgcgtcctcctcgcccgggGGACACGCGAACACGTTGGTGTTGACGACGTCGcagtcgagctcggcgagcctcTGGCCGAGCACCTCGATGGAGTGGTCGAACTCGTGGTTTCCCAGGCACGCGTGCGTCACCGGGACGGCGTTCATGGCggagacggccgcggcgccgaggtcgagcgaCGAGAGCAGCGACGGGGACAGGAAATCGCCGTTCAGCGTGCACAAAAActcctcgccgggctcgagGTTGTCCTGGATGAAGCAACGCAGCGCCGAGAGATTGTGCAGCTCGTACACTGTGAAAGGAGAGGGAGTGGGGGGGAGGGGGGAGGGAAGGTCAGcatcgggcggcgcgcgggtggaccgtccggggtcgcgacgcgcgggtgtaTCGACCGGGATCGGGTcgaacgtcggcgcgcgcgcggggaggcgaTCGGGGAAACCGACGCCACGCCCCCCgggggagcgcgagctcgggagCAAATTTGAATCTTCGAGCGAACGTCGCCTCTCGGGGGAGGTGGGcgggtcgcgctcgcgcgggtggaTCGCCGGGGTTCGAAAcgatcgtccgcgcgtcgcgcgtgacGGACCGAGATCCGGCGTGGAAACGGGGAAGGattcgcgctcgaggaggacccTTCTCCATCCCCATCGAACGGGGAGGGATCCCCTCGCGAGCCGTTCGGGCCGGGACGCGCGGATTGATGAGATTCCCAACGAAGCGTCGCGTCTCTCCGCGCGCGGTTCTTCGCTCACCGTCGTTGACGCTGAATATCTTCAGCCTCCTGGTCTCTCCGGAtccccccgcgggcgcgtctcctcgcctcgacgcgaggaccacggcggcgaggcgcgcgcgccgtcgcgacgaacctcgagcgcggttcAGCCTCGGTCGCCACCCGTGCCGTCCCGACaggggagcgcgcgcggctcgcggggagcacgcgacgcggcccctcgcgctcgccgtcatcgtcgcggtcgacgtcatcgtcgtcgtcgtcgtcgcggccgagCACGCGGACCCCCTTTCGCCCGTgtgcctcgcgccgcgcgcagtGCGACGCacgggcgcggtcgtcgtcggaggaaGATCTCGTCCTCTCGCGCCAGCCTCCTCCCCGCTCGACGCATCGCGGTTCAAAAAAACACagtgcgcgcgcggcgagccaaTCGGATTCGCGGAAAAACGCGCGCCCAATGACCTGGCAGCTCCTTGCAGCCGATTTTTGGCGATTTTTGGCCCAATTTTTTGGTTTGGCAACCAGGAAAAAGCCCCCCGTCGTCCGATCACCAAAATGGTCAAAGATTTCCTTCCTGCTGGGATCTGACGTCAGCGAGCGTCAATGACATAACAACAACCCAAGACGAACTCGTCCCGAAGCGCGGTTCGTTAGTTTTTACAGTCAGGATATTTTGAGAAAAAGCCCCAACTTGTATCCAGACGACGAAAAAGAGCCCCGAAACCGGCGAGGTTTTTCGGTTCTTCGGGCGCTGTGTTTCGGGCGCGGCagttcgcgcgacgcgacggggacgaccgCCATCCCGCCATCTCGGTGAGACGGCGCTGGTCGATCCGAACCCGCACTCGTCGGGGACCTCCTCGGGACTCCGAACGAGGACCCAACTGAAAACTGCGATTTTTGTTTTTGGATCGCATCCGCATCTCCCGCATTCCTGATTCAAACCGCTCTCCCCTCCCCCGTCTGCTTCCCCGCGTCGATCGGCGCCCGAGACGGTCGAGATGTTCGGCGGCTTCATGAAAACCAAAAAGAAGGATGAGATCGTCGAGGTTCCTCCTCCCCCCGAGGACAAGGACAGCCGATGGGACCTCAACGAAGACGGCAagctcgacgcgaaggagatGACCCACCTCGGGCGAGCAGATGCGAGCAAGCTCGAGCGCTACCTCGaggccgacgtcgacggcgacggcgtgctcaGCAACAACGAGCTGCGTCTCGCCGAAGAGGGCGAGGACCAGTTCGCCCGCCTCAAGACGCTGCGCAAGATCAAGGAGGCGTACGTGTACCGCCGCAACAAGAAGCGCGACTACATGAGCCTCTTCCTCTTCAGCGTTTTTCTCGGGCTCTACCTCGGCATCCTGTACGAGCAGACCCAGGCGGAGAGCGCGTACGGCATCGTCTGGACCATGCAAAACTCCGTCGTGCCCCAGAACGAGAACACCGACGAGGACCAGCTCGTCTACTCCAGCAAGGACAACATCTTCTCGTGGATGAAGGAGACGTTCGGTCCCATATGGGCCGACCCAAagtgcggcgacggcgaatgTTCGCGGCAGACGGAGTACCCGGGCTTTGGCAAGTTCGGATGCACCGCCGACTGCGGGCCGTATCCCCCGGAGTTTCTGTCGACGCTCCACATCGACATTCAGCCCTCGTACAAGGTTGACGAGACCGACGCGGTGATGTccgacctcggcgacaaGTTCCTTTCCGAGTCGTCCTGGAACCTCTGCACCAAGCAACTGGAAAAGGACGACAAGACTGGGGCTGCCGTCGAATCGTGCTGGTACGACGTGGAGCAAAAGTTCAGGGCCAGGGCTGGCAGGACCGAACGGTCCATCATCAGTCCGGGCGTGCCCGGCATGGACTGGTACGTGAAGCTCAAGACGCCGTACGGCGGCACCCGAGGCACCGTGTACGTGGTCGACACCTCCACCACTCCTCGCAAGCGGACGCCCGTGTACGCGTGGGACTACTGCTCTCACACGTGGAGCACCAAGGAGCCCAAAAtcatcgcggaggaggctggcgcccccgccggcttCATCTTCAACATGTACAAGCACTCGGACGACACCCTCATCAAGccgcccacccccgcgccgccgtcgcctcccccacctccgccgccgctgccgccgatGGCCGCCGGCCTGAAGGCTTCGCTCTCGCTCAAGGGATACACCAAAGCCACGTTCGGGCTcgacgagcagctcgccTTCAGggagagcgtcgcgagcttgcTCGGCGGCGCAAAATTCCGCCGAGACCGCATCGTCATCACCGccatcgaggacgtcgcggcttcgtcgggcAGGCGTCTgctgcgccgcctgctccagACGTCCTACGAGGTGAAGATCACGTTCACCGTCGCGCTGGTCAGCAGCGCCGACGAAACGGCCATGGCGACCAACATCACCTCCagggtgctcggcgacgccgacgcgttcatcAAGAAGATgaacgcgtcgggcgcgacaAACGTCTCTGTTCCGTCGGGTGGGAAATTCGTGCTCAACAACGAGGGTGTCatggcgcctccgccgccatcgccggcgccacctcCGACTCCGCCGAGGCCTGCCAAGAACACGAACTGTACCTGGGCTTCTCTCCAATCCCTCAAGACATCGGGAAATTTGCCGGTcaacgccgagctcggcccCGGGGCTGGCCAATGCGAAGACACAGAACTCAACCCGAACGGCATACAAAACGGGACATCGTGTAACCTTAAATGCACGGTACCAAACCCTCCATGGGGAGCGCCCACTGTGAAATGCGGAGAAGGGGTACCCGAGCCCAGCGGCGTTTGTCACTTCTGCGTGTTTGCCGGCGATGCTGATGGCCCTGGTGATTTTTCGATGGTCTGCCAGATGGACTCCAACAACCCTAACCTTGTGGATTCCTGTGACGAATCGCACGCACGCTGCGCCATGAACTcggacggtgacgacgacgactacaGCTGCTCAACTCCCCACGACGGAGACACAATGGACACGTGCAATATGTGCCTGTCCAGCGGTCACATTGGGTTGGACGGGATTAAAAATTGCGACGGCACATGCACACCTGGAAACACGAGTGACCCGTGCTTCAAAGGGTACACAGTTTCTTCAGGTAGTCACGGTCGCCGCAAGTTGCTTTTTGAATATGATGCCCCCCAGCCTTCCTACGATCCGCACGGTGGTTCCGGTGGTTCCTTCTACGACTACAACGATCCGTACGGTGGTTCCGGTGGTTCCTTCAACGATCCGTACGGTGGTTCCGGTGGTTCCGGTGGTTCCTTCTACGATCCGTACGGGGGCCATGACACCGGTTCGAAAACCGGAGACACCTTCGGGTCGTGGGGTCCCAGCCCGTCAGACGAGCCTACTCTTCTGGGCGGTGGACCCGCGTCCAACGTTAAGTACGACAGCCCCACCTCGAAGGTGTTCCTCGGCTCGAAGAGCAAGACCTGCGCTGCCGGCGAGAAGAAGTATCTACTCCTCTCGCACATCGACCAGATGGCCAACGAGCACCGATACAAGGTGTGGGTGACGGACTATAATTCGGGCAGACCATTTGTCGATCCAGCCAATTACCTCTACCAAGGTGACGGTTGGGCGAACAACGTGGACTTCATGAACGGATACGATCTTGAAACCGACACCGAAAACTACGTCGACGGAGATACCTCAGGGACAAAGGCTGCGACCAAGATTTACGGCAAGACGCCCAGGTACTCCAACGACGGAGTCGATGGCGAAGCTGAGTATCGGTACGATGTTTTCCCAAACGCGGTCGAGCTTTGTGTGCCGACGAGTGGTGTGACCAAACTCACCATGGTGATCAACGTCATCACGGATGGGTATGGTATAAACAATCAGGCCACTTTTGGCGAAGATAGAGCTGACAGGATTTCCGATCGCGAGTTCATACCGTCTTTCGCCATAATCGACGAAGACGGCTGTTTCGCCGAGCCAGCCTCGGGGGAAGCATGCTCTGACACGTACAACCCTGCCAACGCTTGGGACCAGCCAAAGCAGAAGGGCGGCGCTGGTGCTAATAATCATCTTTTCCAATTTTGCCCAAAATGGCATTCAAGCTACGCGCTCGCGGAAGGTTCGAGGACCGTGACCGTCGATCTCAGGCAGAGCGGCAACGAGTGCAAGAAGCTCTCTGAACTCCAGAAAATCTCCAACCCATCAAACGCTATTTTCCTCCCTGAGGTTGCGCTGatggaggcgatcgaggaggGCTACGGAGAGACTGGAAAGTTTGAGCTGTTTTCCAAATTGATCACCGATAAGAAGGACGGCGTCGCATGTCCGGCCAACTTCGAGGAGATCCACCTGCTCATCGAGTCCCCGGATGCCACCTTGGACACCTTTTCCTACGGCATCATCGCTGAACAGGACTATGGGGGTGACGCGACAACTGGCACGGGAAAATACACCAACGCAAGAATGAGCGGCGGCACGCTGCTCTCGCCAGAGCGATACCTCACGTCTTCGACCGGCGCCGAAATATCGGCGAAGTTTCCCATGCGCATCAATGGCGACGTTGCATTCGATTGCGTGCAAGATGTCTCGACCGCGACTCCCACAGTAAAATCAAGCTACGATGACAACGTCGTGTACGGCGTGTTCAACTACGAAGTCGCCTACAAGCAGGCCAACACGTATTATATGACAACGGTCCCCAAGTACCTCAGAGGTCGGTGCGCGTACAAGGGGAAAAAGCCAAAGCTTGAAGTGGTCAAGAAGTGCGTAAAAACAGGTGAGCAATACAAGCTCCACGTTTTCAGGGCGGAAAGGTATGTCCAGGCAAACTCATCCTCGACGGATTCCAAGATTTTTATCACCGACAAGAACGGGTGTGAGATTGCGGAcaacgcgaccgcgacggtgccgaAGAGAGCCGTAGATCGGTTTGAacccgccaccgacgcgtcaAATTCCTTCACGGTCAGCCAGGTCGCTGGTTCGTACAAGATTGATCCAGAGACCGGAATCGACAACTGCCCAGCGGGAAGGAAGAAGATCTACGCCCCGACCTTTGCGGCGCGGGCTACCGGGACGAAGGATGGCACCGTCAAGGCCACGTGTCCAAGCGGCAAGAAACTCGTCGAGGTGGTCACGCAAAATTCTTGGGACGGCGCGAAGAACGCATGGACCGTGCAGCACGTAGTCTTCAACGACACCGAACTGCTCAAGGGAACCAAGTACACCGCAGCCATCCTGTCCGAAGCAACCACCTTCATGTTTCGCGAGCAGAGCGTGGACAACGCCCTGCAGATCGACTTCTGGTGTCTTCACCCGGGTAATTACAGCATCAAACTGACAGACTCGTCAGTTCAGTCTTCGACCAAGGATGAGGGCTGGAGAGGTGGAGGCGTCCTCGTGACGGACCAGAACGACTGCGAAATATACAACGAAAAGCCCACAAAGAAGGTTCCGGACGCTTCCTACTTCGTGGTCAAGTCAacaacctcgacgacgtgttCAAAGAAGAGCTACAACAAGACGCAGGGCTTCTGCACGTACGATCTTGACGTCATGGGTAAGCTCTGCAACACAAAAGACACGCGCTCTGCCAGCGCGGATGCGGTTGGTAAGAAGTGTCTCGCGAGTGTGTGCGCCAATCCGAAGTGCCACACTCCCATGTTCCTGCAGGACAAGACCTACCTCCGCACGAAGGATGACCTCCTCAAGGGTTGCTGCAAGCACTACTCTAACGCTCTGGGAGATACTCTGACAGGTTTCCCCGTCCCAAAGCCTGCAAACGCCACTCCTCCCATCCCGATTGTCGAGACGGTGCGCAAGCGGTTTGTCGCCACTAAGAACGTCATCATCGGCGGTTTGCTGCTGCATCAGACCCGGTTCGCGCAGGAGGCGTGCACGGGTAAATTCGGAAAGAACATCTCCGGCGATGTGTGCCCCAGCTCTGTTAAGACAGCCTCCTCTCCCTTTGGCGTTGACCCGACGTTTATTGTTGGCTCGAACGTTTACGACGCGGCTACGCAGTCGATGCTCTGCTGCCGCCCCGAGACTGGCGCGGTGCTgaacgcgacgaacgcctcgagccctcccgcggcgggttccaacaacgacgcggacgacgacgttggggcggacgacggcgcgtttGCCGTCAAGGCGGGTGCATTCTACAAGAAGAGCGAGTTGAACGAGGAGGGCATTCCGCTCGGCTTCTACCACAAGTCTCTGGGGTCTCGCGAGGACGGGTTCAGCGTGCTCATCGACGTTAACCTCCGCGAGAGTCAGTTCAACAAGGTGATTAGCTACCTGGAGGACGGCTTTTACCTGGACAAGTACACAAAGGAGCTCAACGCCGAGCTGCTGACGTACAACTCCATGGGCAGATGCTTCACGTACACGAAGATCACGTTCAAGTTCAGCGAGGGCGGCAACATCATCGTCAAATACagcgtcgacctcgccaagcCCCAGCCGTACTGgtacgcgccgggcgacgccaaAGGTGAGCAGGAACACTACGGCAGGATCATCGCGGAGAGCGTGTTTTGTCTCCTggtcctcgcgacggcgtggggAGAGTTCATGGAGCTCGTGTCCATCGTGTGGAAGACGGGCACCGCGAAGGAGTACTTCAG from the Micromonas commoda chromosome 15, complete sequence genome contains:
- a CDS encoding polycystin cation channel family (Polycystin cation channel), with protein sequence MFGGFMKTKKKDEIVEVPPPPEDKDSRWDLNEDGKLDAKEMTHLGRADASKLERYLEADVDGDGVLSNNELRLAEEGEDQFARLKTLRKIKEAYVYRRNKKRDYMSLFLFSVFLGLYLGILYEQTQAESAYGIVWTMQNSVVPQNENTDEDQLVYSSKDNIFSWMKETFGPIWADPKCGDGECSRQTEYPGFGKFGCTADCGPYPPEFLSTLHIDIQPSYKVDETDAVMSDLGDKFLSESSWNLCTKQLEKDDKTGAAVESCWYDVEQKFRARAGRTERSIISPGVPGMDWYVKLKTPYGGTRGTVYVVDTSTTPRKRTPVYAWDYCSHTWSTKEPKIIAEEAGAPAGFIFNMYKHSDDTLIKPPTPAPPSPPPPPPPLPPMAAGLKASLSLKGYTKATFGLDEQLAFRESVASLLGGAKFRRDRIVITAIEDVAASSGRRLLRRLLQTSYEVKITFTVALVSSADETAMATNITSRVLGDADAFIKKMNASGATNVSVPSGGKFVLNNEGVMAPPPPSPAPPPTPPRPAKNTNCTWASLQSLKTSGNLPVNAELGPGAGQCEDTELNPNGIQNGTSCNLKCTVPNPPWGAPTVKCGEGVPEPSGVCHFCVFAGDADGPGDFSMVCQMDSNNPNLVDSCDESHARCAMNSDGDDDDYSCSTPHDGDTMDTCNMCLSSGHIGLDGIKNCDGTCTPGNTSDPCFKGYTVSSGSHGRRKLLFEYDAPQPSYDPHGGSGGSFYDYNDPYGGSGGSFNDPYGGSGGSGGSFYDPYGGHDTGSKTGDTFGSWGPSPSDEPTLLGGGPASNVKYDSPTSKVFLGSKSKTCAAGEKKYLLLSHIDQMANEHRYKVWVTDYNSGRPFVDPANYLYQGDGWANNVDFMNGYDLETDTENYVDGDTSGTKAATKIYGKTPRYSNDGVDGEAEYRYDVFPNAVELCVPTSGVTKLTMVINVITDGYGINNQATFGEDRADRISDREFIPSFAIIDEDGCFAEPASGEACSDTYNPANAWDQPKQKGGAGANNHLFQFCPKWHSSYALAEGSRTVTVDLRQSGNECKKLSELQKISNPSNAIFLPEVALMEAIEEGYGETGKFELFSKLITDKKDGVACPANFEEIHLLIESPDATLDTFSYGIIAEQDYGGDATTGTGKYTNARMSGGTLLSPERYLTSSTGAEISAKFPMRINGDVAFDCVQDVSTATPTVKSSYDDNVVYGVFNYEVAYKQANTYYMTTVPKYLRGRCAYKGKKPKLEVVKKCVKTGEQYKLHVFRAERYVQANSSSTDSKIFITDKNGCEIADNATATVPKRAVDRFEPATDASNSFTVSQVAGSYKIDPETGIDNCPAGRKKIYAPTFAARATGTKDGTVKATCPSGKKLVEVVTQNSWDGAKNAWTVQHVVFNDTELLKGTKYTAAILSEATTFMFREQSVDNALQIDFWCLHPGNYSIKLTDSSVQSSTKDEGWRGGGVLVTDQNDCEIYNEKPTKKVPDASYFVVKSTTSTTCSKKSYNKTQGFCTYDLDVMGKLCNTKDTRSASADAVGKKCLASVCANPKCHTPMFLQDKTYLRTKDDLLKGCCKHYSNALGDTLTGFPVPKPANATPPIPIVETVRKRFVATKNVIIGGLLLHQTRFAQEACTGKFGKNISGDVCPSSVKTASSPFGVDPTFIVGSNVYDAATQSMLCCRPETGAVLNATNASSPPAAGSNNDADDDVGADDGAFAVKAGAFYKKSELNEEGIPLGFYHKSLGSREDGFSVLIDVNLRESQFNKVISYLEDGFYLDKYTKELNAELLTYNSMGRCFTYTKITFKFSEGGNIIVKYSVDLAKPQPYWYAPGDAKGEQEHYGRIIAESVFCLLVLATAWGEFMELVSIVWKTGTAKEYFSSAWNYIDLVSIALHITCVALWIAQLVALREFDTEARYDVYKDITQDARMLELKDGGSHLEKFVTDVVDSFDAIIQIQGAYATMNGINIFLCLLRFLKYCDFQPRMGVVTRTLSLAFQDLAHFIALLLIILFLYATMGTIVFGSKIEQFSTYIRSLRTVFTWSVLGDDVGVGDELWDVDNLGPMALVGILYYMTFSVLMIVILLNFMIAILSEAYGEVQKASSETSSFVQEVATLISKYFKAKFSGGAILTDAAALKRIKGMIAAEERERQKFKKMYGMRDVANAGVGRSFTRDPNDSDYSDEDDVIDKDGMVSFVGVDDDDINVDELRRTLEHGKAASRVAVGDGVAKAKSGLGDTGPLFDSIITSIGERMEKRKLSDQEKKVNEIHSLSLLMYKQQQDMMKDMDQLRGRVSAQEQKTQGAPKV